A portion of the Cryptomeria japonica chromosome 5, Sugi_1.0, whole genome shotgun sequence genome contains these proteins:
- the LOC131028180 gene encoding uncharacterized protein LOC131028180 → MGGGAEGLLNVQPSSSIGVEYGKSFGTHDDLTLLEVDDVIFDQILDNRVTIRGSPDEEALLCTSSKTYAIKFVSTTNSVLLLPPQNFLSQEGNPHNEPEKAIATAIKLAPGHMELTHVAPKLEKLRSLLRQRPYKEEGESEMGNSGGLYRWEDLLENVQASEEELKEGLKSLAAVEIGGYWRIVDEAFMGCLLDVLILNSVQHDWPLNALRTEVVLPVLEQDGYSNKLALHCLETFGSRVISNGESAENGEGIEVWALSERLVCLHYAKQLLNAGRWKLDDFMEAWMQNLPSGMQAQMEMLRGEALVERFGAEMWVHPYSVSFLPTTPAERFAALFRERPRWEWQDLEPYIRDLRVPGLSAEGLLIKYTRRTQPTADATPVFSAR, encoded by the exons ATGGGAGGAGGGGCAGAAGGGCTGTTGAATGTACAACCCAGTTCATCGATTGGAGTAGAGTATGGAAAATCATTCGGAACCCACGACGATCTCACTCTGCTTGAGGTCGACGATGTCATCTTCgaccaaattttggataacag GGTAACTATTCGGGGAAGCCCTGACGAGGAAGCTCTTCTCTGCACTTCCTCAAAAACATATGCCATCAAATTTGTTTCCACTACAAACTCTGTTTTATTGCTTCCCCCTCAAAACTTTCTGTCTCAAGAGGGTAACCCACATAATGAGCCTGAGAAGGCCATTGCCACTGCCATTAAACTTGCTCCTGGTCACATGGAGCTTACCCATGTCGCGCCCAAGCTGGAGAAGCTCAGATCCCTTCTCAGACAGAGGCCTTATAAAGAAGAAGGTGAATCAGAAATGGGGAACTCAGGGGGCTTATACAGGTGGGAAGATCTCCTAGAAAATGTTCAAGCAAGCGAAGAGGAATTGAAGGAGGGTTTGAAATCTCTGGCAGCGGTTGAAATTGGTGGGTACTGGAGAATTGTTGATGAGGCATTTATGGGCTGTCTTCTGGATGTACTTATTCTCAATTCTGTGCAGCATGATTGGCCTCTCAATGCATTGAGAACTGAGGTTGTTCTTCCTGTGCTTGAGCAAGATGGGTATTCAAATAAACTTGCTCTGCATTGCTTGGAGACTTTTGGAAGCAGAGTAATTTCCAATGGCGAGTCCGCAGAAAATGGAGAAGGGATTGAAGTTTGGGCTCTAAGTGAGAGGCTTGTCTGTTTGCACTATGCCAAACAGCTCCTGAATGCTGGGAGATGGAAGTTAGATGACTTTATGGAAGCTTGGATGCAGAATTTGCCTTCTGGCATGCAGGCCCAGATGGAGATGCTCAGGGGTGAAGCTCTGGTGGAGAGATTCGGTGCCGAGATGTGGGTTCATCCATATAGTGTTTCATTTCTGCCCACAACTCCTGCAGAGCGATTCGCTGCTCTTTTTAGAGAGAGACCAAGGTGGGAATGGCAAGATTTAGAGCCCTACATCCG GGATTTGCGGGTGCCTGGTCTTTCTGCTGAAGGCTTACTTATAAAGTATACAAGAAGAACTCAACCAACTGCAGATGCGACTCCTGTATTCAGTGCTCGATAA